One Candidatus Poribacteria bacterium genomic window, ATCCGAGGCTTCCGCTAACATGCGAGGTTCTAATGGCACCGATTTCCCGACCACTTCCTTGAGTTTTGCCTGAAGCAGGTCTTCACACATGAAGCGTCCCGCTTTAAAGACATCAAGGTGAATATCTAAATGCTCACACTGGTATTTGACTAAGAAATGCCCCGGAAAATTAACACCGACAAGCGGCAACCCCGCACGCCTACCCACTTCGATGTAGACGACGCCTAACGTGATCGGAATTCCTGTTTTGTTGTCAAGCACAGCATTCAGAAAGTTGTTCCCCAAAGCGTAGTAGTTCTCGGTATTTCCTGTAAATCCGTTTTCCTCAAAAAGGTAACGGTTCAACGCAGCGATATGGTGTTCAGCGAGCGTCGTGTCCTGAATCCGTTCTTGAACAACACTCGCCATTTCGTCTAACCGGCAGAGATAGTCCTCAATCTTAAGCGAAATGTACTCGCTTTGTGCGATGAGGAGCGCGCCCGTTGCGAGTTGCATCTCGGCATCCTCACGTTTGGCAAAGGAAAAAAATGGATCGGTTTGCTGATTTTTCGCCATTTTTCTAAAGAAGCAATTTTTTCTTGCATTCCCTGAAGATGTATGATATAATTAAAGGCAATAGTCAAGTGGGGGATTAGCTCAGTTGGGAGAGCGCTTGCATGGCATGCAAGAGGTCACCAGTTCAAGTCTGGTATCCTCCACCTTTTTTATTGCGTCTCTTGCTCCAGAGAGGGTGCAGCGTTTTCGTCTGTTTTCTGACCGCTTTGCGATCTCGCCATTTTCCGCGGGATACCATTGTCCAGGACCCCTAAAACCGTCAGATGGAGTTGTGCCCGAGTAGGCAACGTCTGAATCAGTCCTTCCTCAGTTTCGTCAATCCGTTTTTGCATCTCCTTACGTTTTACGCGGAACTCATCCAACTTTTCTTGAATTTCCACATCTGCGGCAAGCGAATCCCTTACGAGCCGGTTCAACGTCTTCAAATCAGCGACTGCCTGAATCTGTTTCTGGCGTTTGAGTTCCCAGAGTGCTTCGATTTGGGTTTTCTGCGCTTCTGACACGCCGAGATCAGCCAAGGTGACACCTTTCTGGTTTTCGTTGTTATTGTTTTGTGCCCACGCGATAACACTGAAAAGCGCGACACACACCAGGATCCCAAAGAGACCTTTCCACCAAGGAGATCTGTGTTGCCTTTGTATCTGCTCAACATCTTGCATAATTTGTACCTCCACCTCCGGTAGCGGGTTTCAGACGTTCTCATACTTAATAGTAACACGGAGTATAGCGGATGTCAAGGGTAAACGGAGCGAAGCCCAGAAATACCCTTGACAAAAAATACCCTGTCTATTACAATTACTTTAGAGTAATATCACATCTCAGACTGCATAAGGTTATGCAAAGAGGGATTAGCGTGCAAAGGAGAGTTGAATGCTTTATAAGGGCTTACAACTTGATCGATTTCAAGAAGAAGCGATCGAGGCAATTGACCGCGATGCTTCAGTCATTGTCACCGCTCCGACAGGTGCGGGCAAAACTGTCATCGCTGAATATGCTGTCGAAAAGTGCATCGAAGAAAACCGCCGCGTTATCTACACCGCCCCAATCAAAGCCCTCAGTAATCAGAAATATCGGGATTTTTACGCTGAATACGGAGACAAAATCGGTATTGTTACCGGCGATGTGGTCCTAAATCCTTATGCGCAAGTGCTATTGATGACCACTGAGATTTTCCGAAATACTATTTTTGATGATATTGAACGCTTACAAGATGTTTCTTACGTCATCTTCGACGAAATCCACTATATTAACGATACTGAACGTGGTACCGTCTGGGAAGAGAGTCTCATCTTTGCACCCCAACATATCAAGTTTGTCTGTCTGAGTGCTACAATTCCAAACATTGACTCTTTCACAGAGTGGATGCAGAGCGTGCGGGATATAGATATTGAAATGGTCGAGGAATTGAACCGTCCCGTGCCTTTAGAGCATCAT contains:
- a CDS encoding transglutaminase-like domain-containing protein; its protein translation is MAKNQQTDPFFSFAKREDAEMQLATGALLIAQSEYISLKIEDYLCRLDEMASVVQERIQDTTLAEHHIAALNRYLFEENGFTGNTENYYALGNNFLNAVLDNKTGIPITLGVVYIEVGRRAGLPLVGVNFPGHFLVKYQCEHLDIHLDVFKAGRFMCEDLLQAKLKEVVGKSVPLEPRMLAEASDREILARILRNLVRAYTLLERYDKALIAAERITWLLPHAATDYRLLGYLHYKNHAYGEGIAAFEKYLQIAESPPDAAAIERDIQHLHKLLSRLN